The following are encoded in a window of Rubellicoccus peritrichatus genomic DNA:
- the gmhA gene encoding D-sedoheptulose 7-phosphate isomerase, which yields MLEEALNELQKTLERFRSQLSSVDSAGQQIIEVLRSGGKVLSCGNGGSAADALHLAEEFVGRYRGERKSLPAICLAADVTALTCIGNDYGFDDIFSRQVEGLGKSGDILVAFTTSGNSQNIIKALEAARAAGLVTILLAGKDGGLAKGLANVELVIPSDDSARIQEVHTFILHQWLEMVEMESW from the coding sequence ATGCTTGAGGAAGCACTTAATGAATTACAAAAAACGCTGGAACGTTTTAGGAGTCAACTAAGCTCTGTTGATTCTGCAGGTCAGCAAATTATTGAAGTACTACGGTCAGGTGGTAAGGTTCTATCATGTGGAAATGGTGGAAGTGCTGCTGATGCCCTTCATCTCGCTGAAGAGTTTGTTGGCCGTTATCGAGGAGAGCGCAAATCCCTGCCAGCGATCTGTCTTGCTGCTGATGTTACTGCATTGACCTGCATTGGCAACGATTATGGATTTGATGATATTTTCTCACGTCAAGTGGAAGGGCTTGGCAAGAGTGGAGATATCCTTGTCGCTTTTACAACGAGTGGTAATTCACAAAATATAATCAAGGCACTTGAAGCGGCTCGTGCCGCAGGTTTAGTGACTATTCTATTGGCAGGAAAAGATGGAGGTCTTGCCAAGGGGTTAGCCAATGTTGAGCTTGTTATCCCGAGTGATGATAGCGCACGGATACAAGAGGTGCATACTTTCATTCTTCACCAATGGCTTGAAATGGTGGAAATGGAGTCCTGGTGA
- a CDS encoding bifunctional ADP-heptose synthase, with protein sequence MVSKIENEVIERIAEQRILVFGDIMLDHYVWGDATRISPEAPVPVVSVFRDSHTVGGAANVARNLRGLGSHVELSGTVGNDDTAKTLRNILSEDGIEFSELWSKNDVRTILKTRVVVQKQQLCRIDREDSPFAYAISAEKFEATIAEKIRKSDAVIVSDYAKGVVDETIWNLIRGCARKENTFLALDPKPRRHLAFENPDLLTPNRSEALELAGISVGLHDCFPAEAVCKAIWEKYHPVNLVVTLGADGMLLSKEGKVDTSIPTVAQEVFDVSGAGDTVISTLAAALSAGANLETAAHIANAAAGVVVGKIGTAAITMSELRNALEGPEQASLS encoded by the coding sequence ATGGTAAGCAAAATAGAAAATGAAGTAATTGAGCGAATCGCTGAGCAGCGCATTCTGGTTTTTGGCGACATCATGCTTGATCACTATGTTTGGGGAGATGCTACCAGAATTTCTCCAGAAGCTCCTGTTCCTGTTGTATCAGTTTTTCGTGACTCCCATACCGTGGGTGGTGCTGCGAATGTTGCACGAAATCTTAGAGGCCTAGGCAGTCATGTTGAGCTATCTGGCACAGTTGGTAATGATGACACTGCGAAGACTCTAAGAAATATACTTTCGGAGGATGGTATTGAATTTTCCGAATTATGGTCTAAGAATGATGTCCGTACGATCTTGAAAACCCGCGTTGTTGTTCAGAAACAACAACTTTGCCGAATTGATCGCGAAGATTCTCCATTTGCTTATGCGATTTCAGCTGAAAAATTTGAAGCTACTATAGCTGAAAAAATTAGAAAATCAGACGCTGTGATTGTTTCAGACTACGCCAAGGGGGTTGTTGATGAGACTATCTGGAACTTGATTCGTGGTTGTGCTAGGAAAGAAAATACGTTTTTGGCATTGGATCCTAAGCCACGTAGGCACCTGGCATTTGAGAATCCCGATTTGCTAACACCGAATCGATCAGAAGCGCTCGAACTAGCCGGAATTAGCGTGGGCTTGCATGATTGCTTCCCTGCTGAGGCTGTGTGCAAGGCTATCTGGGAGAAATATCACCCTGTCAATTTGGTCGTGACTCTTGGAGCGGATGGAATGTTGCTGAGCAAAGAAGGAAAAGTAGATACATCCATACCAACTGTTGCTCAGGAGGTTTTCGATGTTTCCGGTGCAGGGGATACCGTAATCTCAACTTTGGCTGCAGCTCTCTCTGCAGGGGCAAATCTCGAGACCGCTGCACATATTGCTAATGCTGCGGCCGGGGTTGTCGTTGGCAAAATCGGGACTGCTGCAATTACTATGTCTGAGCTGCGGAATGCTTTGGAAGGTCCTGAACAAGCATCTCTTTCCTAG
- a CDS encoding SDR family NAD(P)-dependent oxidoreductase has protein sequence MHYYLVTGAAGFIGSETSRMLLERGDSVLGLDSMNNYYDVRLKEHRLESLKRYPAFSFIEAEVEDAEKVHAIFQNSERFTAVYHLAARAGVRYSVARPDLYAASNLCGVINVMESMRSHDVQKIVLASTSSLYADERMPFNEEAATNKPRSPYAASKKAAETMAYAYHHLHGLDISILRYFTVYGPAGRPDMAPLRFVRWIDEGHPITMYGDGTQGRDFTYVSDIARGTVLAEKKLGYEIINLGHGTQPVELREFISVIEDILGKKAVIDEKPFIAADMKDTWADITKAKSLLDWEPKVKLYAGLEKTVSWYRDNYYWIKEVKF, from the coding sequence ATGCATTATTACTTAGTAACTGGAGCTGCTGGATTCATTGGCTCGGAGACTTCGCGAATGCTTTTGGAACGAGGAGATAGTGTTCTTGGGTTGGACAGTATGAATAATTACTATGATGTTCGCCTAAAAGAACATCGTCTGGAAAGTCTGAAGCGTTATCCTGCTTTTTCGTTTATTGAGGCAGAGGTTGAAGATGCTGAAAAAGTTCATGCCATATTCCAAAACTCAGAAAGATTTACTGCAGTCTATCACTTGGCGGCACGTGCTGGAGTCCGATACAGTGTTGCGCGTCCTGACCTTTATGCGGCATCCAACCTGTGTGGAGTGATTAATGTCATGGAGTCTATGAGGTCCCATGATGTTCAAAAAATTGTTCTGGCATCAACATCTTCCCTGTATGCAGATGAGAGGATGCCTTTCAATGAGGAGGCAGCAACAAATAAACCGCGTTCTCCTTATGCGGCATCTAAGAAAGCAGCAGAAACCATGGCTTACGCATACCATCATCTACATGGCCTTGATATTTCAATTCTGCGATACTTTACAGTTTACGGGCCAGCAGGCCGGCCCGATATGGCTCCCCTTCGTTTTGTTCGATGGATTGATGAAGGTCACCCTATCACAATGTATGGCGATGGAACTCAGGGGCGTGACTTTACCTATGTTAGTGATATCGCACGGGGAACTGTCCTCGCAGAAAAAAAACTTGGCTACGAAATCATCAATTTGGGACATGGGACTCAGCCTGTTGAGTTGAGAGAATTTATTTCAGTCATTGAAGATATTCTTGGAAAGAAAGCAGTTATTGATGAGAAGCCCTTTATTGCAGCGGACATGAAAGACACTTGGGCAGACATCACCAAGGCCAAGTCACTTCTCGATTGGGAGCCGAAAGTGAAACTCTATGCAGGACTAGAGAAAACGGTTTCTTGGTATCGAGATAATTATTACTGGATTAAAGAGGTGAAGTTTTAA
- a CDS encoding acyltransferase yields the protein MQQNKSKRYHSLDIVRGVAAVSVVLSHLINYIPISSTNFFDSLCVEFVDLFMLIFRGSARLSAHPGVIVFIVLSGFCIHLPIANAYHRIKKHGFWSEYAVRRLIRIAPVYWAACLLGLFALLSWRYSSSVILPHWLSASASIDILDVIRKFGMIDPVLLSNPISLGNPALRTVATEIWLYALYPLVLAVLIYSSWCMRVIVLCLLYVATVAMTLLPMVPSGWAYESVPRFLVWWMIGVYAADWFKKHPTWGASMKGWMITILLAVVMIVLNSISDFRGAYLITVPVLALFSASLLISLLSSEFLGMIQGGVIVRAFSAIGLRSYSLYAVHMPVLGLYYLVINKYNAPYYGAPQGSAFVPLLTIALVTELFFRYIELPSHSAAKRLGRLFSKSVPDSTRLDRNT from the coding sequence ATGCAGCAAAACAAAAGTAAGCGCTACCATTCACTTGATATTGTTAGGGGTGTTGCGGCTGTTTCAGTGGTCTTATCTCATTTAATTAATTACATTCCAATATCATCTACGAATTTTTTTGATAGTCTTTGTGTTGAGTTCGTGGATTTATTTATGCTTATTTTTCGAGGTTCGGCGCGGCTTAGTGCACATCCTGGCGTAATCGTATTCATTGTGTTGAGTGGATTTTGCATACACTTGCCGATTGCAAATGCATATCATCGCATTAAGAAACATGGGTTCTGGTCGGAATATGCAGTACGTAGGCTTATACGTATAGCTCCTGTATATTGGGCTGCATGTTTATTGGGGCTTTTTGCGTTACTTAGTTGGCGATATTCGTCGAGTGTAATATTGCCTCACTGGTTATCTGCTTCAGCATCCATTGATATACTTGATGTGATTCGCAAATTTGGAATGATTGATCCTGTATTGTTATCGAATCCAATCTCTCTCGGGAATCCCGCACTCAGAACAGTTGCAACAGAAATTTGGCTGTATGCTTTGTATCCTCTTGTTCTTGCGGTGCTCATTTATTCATCATGGTGTATGAGAGTCATTGTGCTCTGCCTACTATATGTTGCTACAGTTGCAATGACTTTGCTCCCTATGGTTCCATCGGGATGGGCTTACGAAAGTGTTCCTCGCTTTCTGGTGTGGTGGATGATTGGTGTTTATGCTGCCGACTGGTTCAAAAAGCATCCAACGTGGGGGGCGTCGATGAAAGGATGGATGATTACAATACTGCTGGCTGTCGTAATGATTGTATTGAATTCAATTTCGGATTTTAGGGGCGCATATCTCATTACTGTTCCGGTCTTGGCTTTATTTAGTGCTAGCTTACTGATTTCATTGTTGAGTTCAGAATTTCTAGGTATGATCCAGGGCGGAGTGATTGTTAGGGCTTTCTCTGCCATTGGTCTTAGGAGCTATTCTTTGTATGCTGTTCATATGCCTGTTTTAGGGCTTTATTATCTAGTGATTAATAAATACAATGCACCTTATTATGGTGCGCCTCAGGGGTCTGCATTTGTCCCTCTTTTGACTATTGCGCTGGTTACTGAATTGTTCTTTCGCTATATTGAATTACCTTCACATTCCGCTGCCAAAAGGCTAGGACGACTGTTCAGCAAGAGTGTTCCTGATTCCACCAGACTGGACCGAAATACATAG
- the gmd gene encoding GDP-mannose 4,6-dehydratase: MKKAFITGITGQDGSYLTEFLLSKGYEVHGLVRRTSSMDRSRIDLMMDVTEEQRKKMYLHYGDLGDSNSLSRLLSETRPDEVYNLASQSHVRVSFDMPEFTTDINATGTIRLLEAIRSAGLIHKVRYYQASSSEMFGKIVESPLRETTQFRPRSPYACSKVFAHFATVNYRDAYGLFACNGILFNHESPRRGENFVTRKITLSAARIKLGLQESLSLGNLNACRDWGYAKEYAESMWQMLQHDTPDDYVIATGESHSVQDFVSEAFAAVDLDWRDYVTFDQRLIRASEVDDIIGDPSKAQRVLGWEAKVRFSELVNLMVEADLDRHKMSNASS, encoded by the coding sequence ATGAAAAAGGCTTTTATCACCGGTATCACTGGGCAAGATGGCTCTTACTTGACAGAATTCCTTCTGAGTAAGGGTTATGAAGTACATGGGTTAGTTCGCCGGACTAGTAGTATGGATCGTTCTAGGATCGATTTGATGATGGACGTTACCGAAGAGCAGAGAAAAAAAATGTATCTTCATTATGGAGACCTTGGGGATTCCAATTCTCTCTCTCGATTGCTTTCTGAAACGCGACCAGATGAAGTGTATAATTTGGCGTCGCAAAGTCATGTCCGAGTGAGTTTCGATATGCCTGAATTTACAACGGATATCAATGCAACAGGAACGATTCGCTTATTAGAAGCAATTCGTTCAGCTGGGTTAATTCACAAAGTCCGGTATTATCAAGCAAGCTCGTCAGAGATGTTTGGCAAGATTGTAGAAAGCCCACTACGAGAAACAACACAATTCAGACCGCGTTCGCCGTATGCTTGTTCAAAGGTATTTGCTCATTTTGCAACTGTTAATTATCGCGATGCATATGGTCTTTTTGCTTGTAATGGCATTCTCTTCAATCACGAGAGTCCACGGAGAGGTGAGAACTTTGTTACTAGGAAAATTACTCTCAGTGCAGCGCGAATAAAGTTAGGGCTCCAAGAATCACTTTCACTAGGAAATTTAAATGCATGTCGGGATTGGGGCTATGCCAAGGAATACGCAGAGTCAATGTGGCAGATGCTTCAACATGATACTCCTGATGATTATGTCATTGCAACAGGCGAATCTCATTCGGTCCAGGATTTCGTGTCAGAAGCATTCGCAGCAGTTGATCTTGACTGGAGAGATTATGTTACGTTTGACCAGCGTCTAATTCGAGCATCTGAGGTCGATGACATTATTGGGGATCCATCAAAGGCTCAAAGAGTTTTGGGGTGGGAGGCAAAAGTGCGATTTTCGGAGTTAGTTAACCTCATGGTCGAGGCAGACCTTGATCGCCATAAAATGAGTAATGCTTCGAGCTGA
- a CDS encoding O-antigen ligase family protein translates to MNSGLRRKKSSTISLREKWVAIALIPAIMAPPWFLGGMRWWQQLIFLALAIPPFVLCFVRFRDEQSANRDQKGSESAFRRLFGFPPFWLTLLFLVYISIGALNYSWEYVLLDDGAKWQMQKLSVDQYIHWLPNGVKAVFAKMDAWRVVIVYATGLLLVCSVWLGIERRRTLWFLVGIVSLNAFLVALLTILQDLSGTKLIYWSFKSANPQFAGPFQYRNHGGAYMYLGLASSAACAIYHWKRGSSWERKSNPAVLFLFFSFIIIIGLLFAGSRGGILFGGGIAAVATVLFLGTSFLSGRQGLIALGTVSFTSIVLVWFAKPYLQRAWPELEKRIEQTGDQLSDVGLDGKTALDKRFLATHATIDMWKAKPWFGWGAGSFRWIFPKFQFEYPYLFYVPRSLDRSKKDPNLSPRYQAFYNTHNDWAQFPAEYGMIGCGILLSCLGYWVLRSLRYIVDMNVEIIIVLVGGVALFIHSFLDFLLYNPPVMLCVTILITLGGAQLGMKNRRC, encoded by the coding sequence ATGAACTCTGGTTTAAGACGGAAAAAAAGCTCCACTATATCTTTGCGCGAGAAGTGGGTTGCGATCGCATTGATTCCTGCAATCATGGCACCACCATGGTTCCTTGGAGGTATGCGCTGGTGGCAACAGTTGATATTTCTTGCTCTTGCGATCCCGCCTTTTGTCCTGTGTTTTGTTCGGTTCCGTGATGAGCAAAGTGCAAACAGAGATCAAAAAGGTAGTGAATCAGCCTTTAGGCGTTTGTTTGGATTTCCTCCATTTTGGCTCACCCTTTTATTTCTTGTATACATAAGTATCGGTGCCTTGAACTACTCATGGGAATACGTTTTACTGGATGATGGGGCTAAATGGCAGATGCAGAAGCTTTCAGTCGACCAGTATATCCACTGGTTGCCCAATGGTGTTAAGGCCGTTTTCGCAAAAATGGACGCTTGGCGTGTTGTCATAGTCTACGCTACAGGCTTATTGCTAGTCTGTTCAGTGTGGCTAGGCATTGAGCGTCGTCGTACGCTCTGGTTCCTCGTTGGAATCGTTAGTTTGAATGCTTTCCTTGTCGCGCTTTTGACTATTCTCCAAGATCTGTCGGGGACAAAGTTAATCTATTGGTCTTTTAAATCTGCAAATCCACAATTTGCCGGACCATTTCAATATCGCAACCATGGTGGAGCCTACATGTATCTTGGGTTAGCTTCGTCAGCAGCATGTGCAATCTACCATTGGAAACGCGGAAGTAGCTGGGAGCGTAAATCTAATCCGGCGGTATTATTTTTGTTTTTTTCTTTCATTATTATCATTGGTTTACTTTTTGCAGGATCGCGTGGAGGTATCCTTTTTGGAGGAGGCATTGCTGCTGTGGCTACCGTTCTTTTTTTGGGAACTTCATTTCTTTCAGGTAGGCAAGGGTTGATCGCGCTGGGGACCGTTTCTTTTACATCTATTGTTTTAGTTTGGTTTGCTAAGCCATATTTGCAACGTGCTTGGCCGGAGCTGGAAAAGCGCATTGAGCAGACTGGAGATCAATTGAGTGATGTAGGACTTGATGGGAAAACCGCATTAGATAAGCGTTTTCTAGCAACTCATGCCACGATTGATATGTGGAAAGCCAAGCCATGGTTCGGGTGGGGTGCTGGTTCTTTCCGATGGATCTTTCCAAAGTTTCAATTTGAGTACCCTTATTTGTTCTATGTTCCTAGATCACTTGATAGATCGAAGAAAGACCCAAATTTGAGTCCGCGATACCAAGCTTTTTATAATACACATAACGATTGGGCTCAGTTTCCTGCTGAGTATGGAATGATAGGCTGTGGGATTTTATTGAGTTGCTTGGGCTATTGGGTGTTGCGTTCCCTCAGGTATATTGTGGATATGAATGTCGAAATTATAATTGTTTTGGTGGGGGGTGTTGCTCTTTTTATTCATAGTTTTCTAGACTTTCTTCTCTACAATCCCCCCGTTATGTTATGTGTCACAATCTTAATAACGCTTGGAGGAGCACAGTTAGGAATGAAAAATAGGCGCTGCTGA
- a CDS encoding nucleotide sugar dehydrogenase has translation MKIAIIGLGYVGLPLGLRFTEAGVSVLGLDVDPVKVDSINNGYSYIRHIDSERIQNARESKALEASTDFARVAEVEAILICVPTPLDKHRDPDLSYVLKSGEAIAPHLGKNIGGRKKLVVLESTTYPGTTDTDLRGILEENSGLEAGVDFYLAFSPEREDPGRQDHSVKTIPKVMGGYTSECLARSVELYSKALDSVHPVSSCRVAEATKLTENIFRSVNIALVNELKTVFHEMDINVWDVIDAAATKPFGYMPFYPGPGLGGHCIPIDPFYLTWKAREYDQHTRFIELAGEINTSMPDYVVSRVAEALNEDSKSIKGSKILMLGMAYKPNVDDDRESPSYVLMRKLEDRGAQVSYNDPYVPIIKVTREHPEFAGRESVEITDAYDCILVATHHDVYSSFDFRAFTSPVVDTRNCILHCPSKYFRA, from the coding sequence ATGAAGATTGCTATTATTGGTCTTGGCTATGTTGGCCTTCCTCTTGGCTTACGTTTTACTGAAGCTGGTGTCTCAGTTCTTGGGCTTGATGTGGATCCTGTGAAAGTTGATTCAATAAATAATGGATATAGCTATATTCGACATATTGATTCGGAGCGAATTCAGAATGCGCGCGAAAGTAAAGCGTTGGAGGCGTCTACGGATTTTGCCCGGGTTGCCGAAGTAGAGGCTATTCTAATCTGTGTTCCTACACCGCTGGATAAGCATCGTGATCCGGATCTTTCATATGTCCTCAAATCCGGTGAAGCAATTGCGCCACATTTAGGAAAAAACATTGGAGGGCGAAAAAAACTTGTAGTATTAGAGAGTACTACTTATCCTGGAACTACCGATACGGATTTACGAGGGATCCTTGAGGAGAATTCTGGCCTTGAGGCTGGTGTAGATTTTTACTTAGCTTTTTCTCCAGAGCGTGAAGATCCCGGTCGCCAAGATCATTCTGTTAAAACGATTCCTAAGGTGATGGGAGGGTACACTTCAGAATGCTTGGCGCGTAGTGTTGAATTGTATTCGAAGGCTTTAGACAGTGTTCACCCAGTTAGTTCCTGCCGCGTTGCCGAGGCAACTAAACTTACCGAGAATATTTTCCGATCTGTCAATATTGCACTCGTTAATGAATTAAAAACGGTCTTCCATGAGATGGACATCAATGTTTGGGATGTCATTGATGCAGCTGCAACCAAGCCATTTGGTTACATGCCTTTCTATCCTGGCCCTGGCCTGGGTGGACATTGCATTCCAATAGACCCGTTTTATCTGACCTGGAAAGCGCGAGAATACGATCAGCACACTCGTTTTATTGAATTGGCCGGAGAGATAAATACTAGTATGCCCGATTATGTTGTTAGCCGAGTTGCTGAGGCACTCAATGAGGATTCAAAGTCAATAAAAGGTTCTAAAATCCTTATGCTGGGAATGGCTTATAAGCCTAATGTTGATGATGACCGTGAATCGCCCAGTTATGTCTTAATGAGAAAACTCGAAGATCGTGGGGCGCAGGTTAGTTACAATGACCCTTATGTTCCGATTATAAAAGTCACGCGTGAGCATCCTGAGTTTGCTGGAAGAGAGTCTGTTGAGATTACTGATGCATACGATTGTATTCTTGTAGCAACTCATCATGATGTATACAGCAGCTTCGATTTCAGAGCATTCACTAGTCCTGTAGTCGATACGCGTAATTGTATTCTTCACTGCCCGTCGAAGTATTTTCGCGCATAA
- the asnB gene encoding asparagine synthase (glutamine-hydrolyzing) yields MCGIAGIVSQKPQTDDGRVVSMLQAIRHRGPDDSGTWMNPERKIVLGHCRLSILDLTYQGHQPMISDDGNLSLVFNGEIYNFRDLKKQFFAGDDSFRSSGDTELLLRMWQLFGKNCLQYLRGMFAFTVWDRRSEKLFLARDPCGIKPLYYKDVQYGDRGEFVFASELKAFSVINKYWPIDYEAMGLFLRWGSIPAPKTIYQGVQSLPAGSLLTLDLDGQTAIESYWNYQDIILENNNNDHMIRSRGEAVEWVREKTLESVRSHLVSDEPVGAFLSGGIDSSAIVSLMRQSGQSDIGTFSIGFDDEAFDESGYAQTVADKFETHHVCRVLTKARFLASIDRFFIALDQPTLDGLNTFVVSELAHDEGYKVVTSGIGGDEVFAGYNRDFRAMPKLWKQLNYCGKTIQTIMRKALDISVAVNAAPAHWARVGHYLSGPSTLARCLDMGRGIYSTSEIRKIFTDSAIGEEAASIDADSYLPELAPGLNVRDAVSYFLLSRYLGSQLLRDSDNFSMAFSLELRTPLVDAKLYADLAVIRNQNWFLQGDIGKALFIDAVGDLPRSITHRKKKGFTPPFKIWLQSTEFSLESGLIATDYYDETLNAYKEGRIPWSRVWMLIVADRFLSRLN; encoded by the coding sequence ATGTGTGGTATCGCAGGCATAGTCTCACAGAAGCCACAAACCGATGATGGGCGTGTTGTAAGTATGTTGCAGGCTATTCGACATCGGGGCCCTGATGACTCTGGTACCTGGATGAATCCTGAACGGAAAATCGTTTTAGGACATTGCAGGCTTTCCATCCTTGATCTAACATATCAGGGGCACCAGCCTATGATATCGGATGACGGCAATCTTAGTCTCGTTTTTAACGGTGAGATCTACAATTTTCGTGACTTGAAGAAGCAGTTCTTTGCTGGAGATGATAGCTTTCGATCTTCAGGCGATACAGAGCTACTTCTCCGTATGTGGCAGCTTTTTGGGAAAAATTGTCTTCAGTATCTGCGTGGCATGTTCGCTTTCACTGTTTGGGATAGACGTTCTGAGAAGCTTTTTCTCGCGCGTGACCCTTGTGGTATTAAGCCACTCTATTACAAAGATGTTCAGTATGGAGACAGGGGAGAATTTGTATTTGCTTCAGAATTAAAAGCCTTTAGTGTAATTAACAAATATTGGCCAATTGATTATGAGGCTATGGGGCTGTTTCTTAGATGGGGATCTATACCTGCCCCTAAGACGATTTATCAAGGTGTGCAATCTCTTCCGGCAGGTTCACTACTTACTCTAGATCTTGATGGCCAAACTGCTATTGAATCTTATTGGAATTATCAAGATATTATATTAGAAAATAATAATAATGATCATATGATTCGTTCCCGAGGAGAGGCAGTTGAATGGGTTCGTGAAAAAACCCTTGAATCTGTACGCAGCCATCTTGTTAGTGATGAGCCTGTTGGTGCTTTCCTTTCTGGTGGTATTGATTCTTCTGCAATTGTATCTCTTATGCGTCAGTCTGGTCAGAGTGACATTGGCACGTTTAGTATCGGCTTTGATGACGAGGCATTCGATGAGTCTGGCTATGCACAGACTGTTGCTGATAAATTTGAGACTCATCATGTTTGTAGAGTGCTTACAAAGGCTAGATTCCTTGCTTCCATAGATCGTTTCTTTATTGCTTTGGACCAGCCTACATTGGATGGACTTAATACTTTTGTAGTTTCAGAACTTGCGCATGATGAAGGTTACAAGGTCGTGACATCAGGTATAGGAGGTGATGAGGTGTTCGCAGGCTATAACCGTGACTTTAGAGCCATGCCCAAGCTCTGGAAGCAGCTAAATTACTGTGGGAAGACTATTCAGACTATTATGCGCAAGGCATTAGATATAAGCGTTGCTGTTAATGCTGCGCCAGCCCATTGGGCTCGGGTTGGTCATTATCTTTCAGGTCCGTCTACCCTGGCACGTTGCCTGGATATGGGGCGTGGTATTTATTCGACATCTGAAATAAGAAAAATTTTCACTGACTCAGCAATAGGAGAGGAAGCGGCTTCAATTGATGCAGATTCTTATCTGCCTGAGTTGGCACCTGGCCTTAATGTGCGTGATGCAGTTTCATATTTCCTCTTAAGCCGGTACCTTGGGTCTCAGCTTCTGAGAGATTCGGACAATTTTAGTATGGCATTTTCACTTGAGTTGAGAACCCCTCTCGTGGATGCCAAGCTATATGCTGATCTTGCGGTTATCCGCAATCAGAATTGGTTTCTACAGGGAGATATTGGGAAAGCGCTTTTTATTGATGCAGTCGGTGATCTTCCTCGTTCTATCACACATCGTAAAAAGAAAGGTTTCACCCCTCCTTTTAAAATATGGTTACAGTCTACTGAGTTTTCTTTGGAATCAGGCTTGATCGCAACTGACTATTATGATGAGACCCTCAATGCATATAAGGAGGGGCGTATACCTTGGTCTCGTGTCTGGATGCTGATTGTTGCAGATCGCTTTCTGAGTCGTTTGAATTAG
- a CDS encoding sulfotransferase domain-containing protein, with protein MKYINPRIQSTKRALLIKLGLQYPASIDPILRSDDVFFVSYPKSGNTYLRFLVASALTKKIMNFYSIEHVVPDIYQVTKRQLERIPSPRIMKSHELFRPDYSNVYYVVRDPRAVAMSYAYWSQRSKTDAEVMRDINKTLKAWVLRFDGFWNWNLHVDGWYRHCGLSSHGQRIEFGRYEDLIQNPHDFLDKVLAFMGVDYDRSSIDFAIEACSKGKMKQGELAAKPFFSSRQRAFVGTSKRPSFKDVASEETLHIFREKLGAMMSEFGYD; from the coding sequence ATGAAATACATTAATCCACGGATTCAATCTACTAAACGTGCGTTACTCATCAAACTTGGGTTACAGTATCCAGCTTCAATAGACCCTATATTGCGAAGTGATGATGTTTTCTTTGTTTCTTATCCTAAGTCTGGTAATACTTATTTAAGGTTCTTGGTGGCATCGGCTTTAACTAAGAAAATAATGAATTTTTATTCCATTGAACATGTTGTTCCCGATATTTACCAAGTAACAAAGAGGCAGCTCGAAAGAATTCCATCTCCGCGCATTATGAAAAGCCATGAATTGTTTAGGCCAGATTATTCTAATGTGTATTATGTTGTTCGAGATCCGAGAGCGGTTGCTATGTCATATGCATACTGGTCTCAGCGATCGAAGACTGATGCTGAGGTTATGAGAGATATTAATAAAACCCTTAAGGCTTGGGTGCTTAGATTTGATGGTTTTTGGAACTGGAACCTTCATGTCGATGGGTGGTATAGGCATTGCGGACTTTCTTCACATGGGCAGAGAATTGAATTTGGACGATACGAAGATCTGATTCAAAATCCACATGATTTCCTTGATAAAGTGCTAGCTTTTATGGGAGTTGATTATGATAGGTCTAGCATTGATTTTGCAATTGAAGCCTGTTCCAAGGGGAAGATGAAACAAGGGGAACTTGCTGCAAAACCATTTTTTTCTTCACGTCAAAGAGCTTTTGTTGGGACTTCAAAGAGGCCCAGCTTCAAAGATGTTGCGAGTGAGGAAACCCTACATATTTTTAGGGAAAAATTGGGAGCGATGATGTCAGAATTTGGCTATGACTAA